A stretch of Amycolatopsis tolypomycina DNA encodes these proteins:
- a CDS encoding MBL fold metallo-hydrolase — protein sequence MTDRSPSAAAVTRLADQVHGYVQPDGSWYINNCGFVDAGDHTVLIDTCSTERRTKALLTAVESATGSPVTTLVNTHHHGDHTNGNYLVEGAAVVGHRKTREVMAAEGIQTYEGVFVGSDWGELRSRPPEIVFDDRLTLYAGDVEIQLIHPGHAAHTTNDVLVWLPAQRVLYAGDLVFHGGSPFALMGSVAGWRKALDVVRELSPEVILPGHGGPCGLDIVDKVDEYLAFVQKTAERGKAAGLSPLELAKETDLGDFAELSEQERLPGNLHRAYAELDGAEWGAQIDLVAAITDMLAFNKGPIRCFS from the coding sequence GTGACCGATCGCTCGCCCTCCGCCGCCGCCGTCACCCGCCTGGCCGACCAGGTCCACGGCTACGTCCAGCCGGACGGCTCCTGGTACATCAACAACTGCGGGTTCGTCGACGCCGGCGACCACACCGTCCTGATCGACACGTGCTCGACCGAGCGCCGGACGAAGGCGCTGCTCACGGCGGTCGAGTCGGCCACCGGCAGCCCGGTGACGACGCTGGTGAACACCCACCACCACGGCGACCACACCAACGGCAACTACCTGGTCGAGGGCGCGGCGGTGGTCGGCCACCGCAAGACGCGCGAGGTGATGGCCGCCGAGGGCATCCAGACCTACGAGGGCGTCTTCGTCGGCAGCGACTGGGGCGAGCTGCGGTCCCGGCCGCCCGAGATCGTCTTCGACGACCGGCTCACCCTCTACGCCGGCGACGTCGAGATCCAGCTGATCCACCCGGGTCACGCGGCCCACACGACCAACGACGTCCTGGTCTGGCTGCCCGCGCAGCGCGTGCTCTACGCCGGTGACCTGGTGTTCCACGGCGGCAGCCCGTTCGCGCTGATGGGCTCGGTGGCGGGCTGGCGGAAAGCCCTCGACGTCGTCCGGGAGCTGTCTCCCGAAGTGATCTTGCCCGGCCACGGCGGCCCGTGCGGACTCGACATCGTGGACAAAGTGGACGAATACCTCGCCTTCGTCCAGAAGACGGCCGAACGCGGGAAGGCGGCCGGGCTGTCGCCGCTGGAGCTGGCGAAGGAGACCGACCTGGGTGACTTCGCAGAGCTGAGCGAGCAGGAGCGGCTGCCGGGCAACCTGCACCGCGCGTACGCCGAGCTGGACGGCGCCGAGTGGGGTGCGCAGATCGACCTCGTGGCGGCGATCACGGACATGCTCGCCTTCAACAAGGGACCGATCCGCTGCTTCTCCTGA
- a CDS encoding helix-turn-helix domain-containing protein, giving the protein MASTVTSRRKQLGNELRHARTAARMTQQQVAEVLGCTQGKVNKIESGAVGVKLGDVRSMLNAFGINGEEADTLMNLARAAAGQRGHWSGYRSVVPHWFRTFTDLEPAAAEILTWHGERIPGPLQSEHYMLKQFTEFGATDVTSLVRNRLDRKAVFEQQQPPYYRFIISEGALRRAPGGYAPAVMLDQVEHLLSLEKHQRVYVHVLPFGARLAAVPNDFTIMRFPDRTRDFVYIEHSAGGLYLDDVKDFNIFVDSWDRLRGAALERQETRQFLKELAEGYRAQMQQIQ; this is encoded by the coding sequence ATGGCCAGCACCGTCACCTCGCGCCGGAAGCAGCTCGGGAACGAGCTCCGGCATGCCCGCACCGCGGCGCGGATGACACAGCAGCAGGTCGCCGAGGTCCTCGGCTGCACCCAGGGCAAGGTCAACAAGATCGAGTCCGGTGCCGTCGGGGTGAAGCTCGGGGATGTGCGATCGATGCTGAACGCGTTCGGGATCAACGGCGAAGAGGCCGACACGCTGATGAACCTGGCGCGGGCCGCCGCCGGGCAGCGCGGCCACTGGTCCGGCTACCGCTCGGTGGTGCCGCACTGGTTCCGCACCTTCACCGACCTGGAACCCGCGGCCGCGGAGATCCTCACCTGGCACGGTGAGCGCATCCCGGGCCCGCTGCAGTCCGAGCACTACATGCTCAAGCAGTTCACCGAATTCGGCGCCACCGACGTGACGTCGCTGGTGCGCAACCGGCTCGACCGCAAGGCGGTGTTCGAGCAGCAGCAGCCGCCGTACTACCGCTTCATCATCAGCGAAGGCGCCCTGCGCCGGGCCCCGGGCGGCTACGCGCCCGCGGTGATGCTCGACCAGGTCGAGCACCTGCTCTCGCTCGAGAAGCACCAGCGCGTCTACGTGCACGTCCTGCCGTTCGGCGCGCGGCTGGCCGCGGTACCCAACGACTTCACGATCATGCGGTTCCCGGACCGCACCCGCGACTTCGTCTACATCGAGCACTCCGCCGGCGGGCTCTACCTCGACGACGTCAAGGACTTCAACATCTTCGTCGACTCGTGGGACAGGCTGCGTGGAGCCGCGCTGGAGCGCCAGGAGACCCGGCAGTTCCTCAAGGAGCTTGCGGAGGGTTACCGCGCCCAGATGCAGCAGATCCAATAG